A window of Perognathus longimembris pacificus isolate PPM17 chromosome 6, ASM2315922v1, whole genome shotgun sequence contains these coding sequences:
- the LOC125352824 gene encoding PCNA-associated factor-like isoform X1, whose amino-acid sequence MVRTKADSAPSTYRKVVTSQAPRKVLGSSTSAINTPSPSSRKAENKYAGGNPVCVRPTPKWQKGVGEFFRLSPKGSEKENQIPKEAGPSGLRKAKKKPCPLQPDHSDDEKE is encoded by the coding sequence ATGGTGCGGACTAAAGCAGACAGTGCCCCAAGCACCTATAGAAAAGTGGTGACTTCCCAGGCCCCCAGGAAGGTGCTTGGCTCCTCCACCTCTGCCATCAACACTCCATCTCCTTCATCCAGGAAAGCTGAAAACAAGTATGCAGGAGGGAATCCAGTTTGTGTACGCCCAACTCCCAAGTGGCAAAAAGGAGTTGGAGAGTTCTTCAGGCTGTCTCCTAAaggttctgaaaaagaaaatcagattccTAAAGAGGCAGGACCCAGTGGCTTacgaaaagcaaagaaaaaaccaTGTCCTTTGCAACCTGATCACTCAGATGATGAAAAAGAATAG
- the LOC125352824 gene encoding PCNA-associated factor-like isoform X2, producing the protein MVRTKADSAPSTYRKVVTSQAPRKVLGSSTSAINTPSPSSRKAENKKNHVLCNLITQMMKKNRTVLLLFE; encoded by the exons ATGGTGCGGACTAAAGCAGACAGTGCCCCAAGCACCTATAGAAAAGTGGTGACTTCCCAGGCCCCCAGGAAGGTGCTTGGCTCCTCCACCTCTGCCATCAACACTCCATCTCCTTCATCCAGGAAAGCTGAAAACAA aaaaaaccaTGTCCTTTGCAACCTGATCACTCAGATGATGAAAAAGAATAGAACTGTATTATTGCTCTTTGAATAA